The Phragmites australis chromosome 13, lpPhrAust1.1, whole genome shotgun sequence DNA window GCTCCTGCACCCGAACTCGACGGGGACCCGTCAGGTCTTACCCCAGAGTAAGGGCGGGTAGCGCTAACGAGCAAGGCCGGAGCCCGGAGGGGCGAGCGGTGCTAACGGGTGAGGCACCGAGATCGGAGAGGGCGACACGGAGCCATAGAGTCACTGATGGCCAAGGCCGGAAGGAGGTGGCACAGAATAGAGGTGGTCGACAACGTGCAAATATTGGGCGACCAACGACACGGTGAGGCCAAGCTACGACTCGCGGGCGAGACGGCGGTGTGGGCGCGTGGCGATGGCACCGAAGGGGCGGGTGGCACTAACGAGCAAGGTTGAATGGGAGTCACCGAGTTAGGGCAAAAAAATGGGGTCGGGCCATTAGGGGTGGAGGCAAGTAACTAGGAGTAGATTGTGTGTCATCTGGTCTTAGCCGATTGGGTGTTTCAGGCGACTCGATGGGCACCCGTGAGTGAAAATAGAAATTCGAGTCCAACTCAACTCAGTTCGGGTACTCGATCTGATGGACTCGTGAGCAGAAAATTAAACCCGAACCTGGACCTTCGGGTGCAGAACTTTGTGGATACCTGAACCCATAAGTTCAATTATCATCCCTATGGGGGATCAGACTGAAGGTACGACCCTGAAGACTCAAAGGGGATTAGACAATATGCAAGTAGGAATTGTATTGGGTGTTAGGCACCTCCTTTGTTCATCTCTTATTAAATCTAAAGtttggggtatttatagcatatatCCCAACAAATCATATCTATTTTTATCCAAATACCCCTTTACCTACCCAATATTCTATAGCTACAATGTAAATACGCAATCCAGCTAAGCCAGATTGCTACAAAGCATCTTCAACGCGACGAGTCTATGGGCCCCACTATCGAACGTAGGCTCCGAGCCGAAGCCCCCGTCCTCCGCTGTTGGCTTCGGGCCCCTTTGGTGTGCTTGGTGCCTCCACCTTTTTTCATCACTTGATATTTTACTGTTGGACGGCCATCTTCGACTTCGACCGAAGGTAGAAGTCTCAAAGGCTCCACATAAACGAAGGTTCTGCCAACGGCTCATGCCTATTCTCCTATTGACTCCGTAAGCCATGGGGGAGATGGAGAGTCGTTCCCCCAACACCCAACAtctaatttaattttattttggatAAAATCCATTTTACACCTTTGAACTCTCGTCATAATCCGGTATTCATTCTCAAATTGTAAAACCAGACATGAAACACCTTAACTTTTGAAACTGTTTGATTTACCCCTTGGATAAAACCCAACCTGGTTTTAGCCTACATGGCGTCCACCTGTTCATCTTAATTTTGCTGACATGGTGCCCACCTAAGCAAACAAGTTGGTACAGCCCAGCAACTAAATTAAAAAAGGTAGTGGGAAGCGGGTGTCAGCCTCTCATACtgtttcttcttctccatgTCGTCTGCGGCGCAAGTCCCACCCTGCTGGAGCTCTCCCAGGAACGTGTTCATAGTGAGAGTGACACCACACGTCAGAGAGGGCAATTACGTCAGGCGAGTCTCGTCCGCTCTCCCAGTCTCACCTCCCTGCGCCGATGAGCCGTGCCCATGCACTCGAATGGCTGAGGATCTGCTCTCCGTGCTCCGCGCCTACACTCTGCGAACATGGTTTGGATTTGTAAAGCACCGCGGCATGCTGCACACCAAAACCACACTTGAGAGAGATAGGCTCAGATTTGATTGAGAAGAATAGAATCTCCATCCAAGAAATCTAGGACTATATGTTTCGAAGAAAAAATAATCTAGGATTACTTAGCAACGAAAGAAGCAAATCGATTCACGTCCTGATTTTCCTCCACTTACTGGACCGAGTCAGGAGCCGCGCTGCGGCAACGGCGACAAACTGAGGAGCGGCGCCGGCGAAAGTAAGCTGCAGATATGGTTCGGCGCCGCCAAGGTCGCGAAGCCCGCTTCCATAGCCGTTGTTGAGCCCGAGGTCCACGACCCCTCCGAGGCATTGATTCATTGAAACGCAATGACTTAATTTGGTTCCAAGTTTCGTGTGTTTGCTAGCGGAATGGCAACTGGGGCTAGCAACGTAGGGAGAGGATGGAGTAGACAAGGTCGAGGACTCCGGTCCATGGCTGTAATCTCTGTTGGACATACAAACTAAGAAAATTTGTTAAATTCTCGCTTAGAGTATTGCAATAGTTTGACTTACCAAATTTGTCTAACATACTAGAGAAAATATCAGCAATTCTAtacatagaaactttatgtattgCAGATTTGCTTGGTCAGATTATATAGATTAAGTACAGTCAGTAGCAAGTTTGTCAAATTCTCGCTTGGAGTATTGTAATAGTTTCATAAACACCCGATATCGAGGTTCGTTCAAGACCTCTTCTTTCTCCAAACCTAAAAGTCCTGAGCATAGCCCATCACCAATGTTTCGTGTTGTTAAGGTTTGTTTGGGTTTACATCGtgggtttcttttcttttccttttttgagTGGAATATCGTGGCTTTTATGCTTATGGAAATAAGACCTTTTGGTATCACAGCCCTCTTAAGTTCTTATGCACTTCTGTAAAAAAAAGGTTCTTATGCGCTTGGAAATAGAACCTGCTACCGGCTACGTACATTCCTAGTAGCAATCTTAAGCAAACTTCGGCTACATTTACTAGACCAGACCTTCCGTGATATTACAGCCCTAACTCACTGGGCGACGGCGGAGCCGCGGTGGTAGTAGCTGGGGAGGCGACGGCGCGCAAGCATCAAGAGGGTTCGGGAGTACGGAGCCAGAGGAGAATAGGAGTGCATCACAACCGTCAAATTTATTTTGCACCAATCCTAAAGGTGAGAGGACTCGGGCCGGTTGGACCGACTATACCCTACTTAGACTTACGAGGCCCACGCGGAACGGAAAAGTCGTGGACGTGCAGGCGCCTGTCATCCGTGGCGATCGTGGACAGAATAAGAATTGGGTTCCGGGGTGCGTTTGTTGGACCGCGCTTGCGCACGCGAGTAAGCGGCGGCACCGGCGCGGCATGACGGCAGACGCATCCAAGCTCCAAGCAGAGGAAGTCAGAGGCGATGGGAGTACACTTCGTCGCTCCCTCGACTTCGCATGCACGGCGGCGGACGCGTGCAGGCAGAAGTACCTACTCGCGGTTGAGCACTTCGGCGGTGATCTATGCATGCGCGCACGTCGGGGCCGTGCTGCCGTGCCTCTTCCTGGTAATGTTGGCCGCCTTGACGGTATTGTCCGCCCTGCTTTTACTGAAGGTGATCCTGCTTCCTGCGCCGCGGGCGCCAGAGTGCTCGGTGGCCGTCGCTGGCATCCGCGGCCTCGTCGACCCGAGCGCCCAGCAGATCTCCCCGGTGCTCAACATTACCGTCCGCGCCAGCAACCCCGATGAGAGGTTCTTGGGCGAGGCCTGCGTTTGCAGGCACTCGGACGCGGCCATGTCGTCAGAGGGGCGTCGTGCTCGGAAGGGGCCTCGTGCCGCCGGCCTGCGCGAGGCCGACGGAGGAGCGCGAGGTCGCGGCCACGCTGTTCGGCCTGGACGCGGCAATTCCGAGGGAGCTGCGGGACCGGCTGCCGGCGGTGCGAGGCGGTGGTAGACGTGGTGGTGACCACGCTGACGGACTGTCACAACAATTCTCGCCTGGGCTTAAAGGAGCAGATGCTTGCATGCAAGGCGAAGGTTGGCGGGGCCCGATCTCCATGCTCGGTGCAGTACTAACTACCAAGCTAATGGAGCACCTCTGTACGCGAATCAATCTGGGAGGCTTtccttttagaaaaaaaaaaagtatgaaaAAAACTGTAAGCAATCTTACATTACATTTAGAGCATGAAATTATCGTGAGATTGTTGATGTGTTCGCATCATATACATCAGAATAGTCAACACCAGAATAGATGCACCGGTTTACAACCTGAGGCTCCCTTGTGCACATCACCAATTATCAAGTGAAGCGGTTCATTCTATGCTTCGAAAAAATTGGAACGGTTCATTAATAAAGTTTAGGAACCAATCTATTTGCATCTCCAACCTGCTTCCCAAATGTTATTCCTTCACATCCCAGGAGTATAGCCCCCACAACCACAATGTATCCTCAATTTCTTTGGAATTACTCAAATAGGACTCAAATAAGCATAAGAATAGGTACTAAGTAAATCAATAGGTGATAAGTACCAGCAATCATGCTAAGGCTACGAAAGCTAAGATGAAACTTTCGCCATCATCAGAGCACTTCATTGCCAAGATAACGGCGAATTACCCTGCCTGAGGCTTCTCCAGGAATGACCTCGCTGCACAGACTTGTGGCATTTGGCCCTGAGGTCAAGGGCAATGGTTCTGGGAATGCTGTAGCATCTGAACCATGGATGGTGTTTGATAGGAGTACACAAGAGTGGTGCTATCTGTAGAGTCTCCACGCGCTGTCGCTCTCTGCCAAGAATGTGAACTCAGTCCAGACAGCATGTAGGCCCTCCCTGATGCCTCGTAGAGTTGGCGGTTTGCCATCCTCTCCTGCATCTCCCTTAGCTCTGCATCAAGGGCCATGCACAGACGGTCTCCACTTTGGCTTGCAAAGGACTGGGATAATACCCTCCGGCAATCCTCGAGAATAGTGACGGCCTCAGCGAGAGCACCCCTCTCGGCAGCAGCCCGTGCAGACTCAATAGCATTGGCAGCTTGTATACGGTTCCTCTCTCGATCAACTTCAATAGATACTGGTTCAGATACAGTGGATATTGTCctcttgatctttacttcgTCACCTTGAATCTCGATAGTCTCATTTGTCACAGGATCTTTGTAGGCACAAGCAACTCTTAACAGTGAAGTCTGTTCACGAGATTTTGGAATGGTCAACGACAGCAAAATGTCTCTCTCCTCATCAGCATACAAGTGGCCAATATCAACTGATCCGTTTCGTCCATCTCTTGCCACCTTACATGGATAGCTACCACATTTGATGGAACAGAGTTGAACACCAGGATCAACACATTCCATGCTAAGGCGCATCTCCTGAACAGTAACACTAAGAAGCCCACCAATACATTGAGCAAACGCATCTTGCATCACACCTTCATCCTCTATAAAGGAAAATGTGCCACCGGAAGCTTCAGCAATTGAATGCAAGGTATCTGAATCATGGTCTGCCCCAAATCCGAAAGCGTACAGAGGTACCATATGGCGTTCATCATTTAGAATGGAAAATGGAACAAGTGACCTATGACCCGTTGAGGTTCCTTGGACATTTGAGGAAATGCTGTAGGTATCTTGGCCATCTGACAGAAGAATGATACTGCATACTGAATTCTTATAACTACGGTCCTCAATCACCTTCATAGATTTCTTTAGTGCATCAGCAATGTTCGTACCACCACCAGCGCCAAGTGAGTTAATTGCCTGCAAGGCCTGCTGTCTGCCATGATGGGACATTCGTCGAAGGGGGAACAGTCTTCGGGCGGTAGATGAAAAAGCAATGACTGAAAGACGATCAGATGGCCGAAGGTGCTGAACAACAAAACCCATTGCTCGCTTCAGGAGTGCTAGCTTTGTGCCCGCCATACTGCCGCTAACATCAAGTACAGTAACAAGATCAACAGGAGCTCGGCTTGACGATCTCACAGAGGTTTCATTAACCAAACTGCCTGTGATGTGGCCTGAGCTAGCAGTGGGGGCCTTCGCATGGATCAGAATATCAAATCCATCTAGAGATGATGACTGTGGAACGGTTTGGAATTCTGGGTATGAGCTGATCTCCGGAGTTTTAGTAGATCCAAAATTAAGATTGTCAAAACCCTCTTTGTGCTGCAAAGGTTCATCATCATTGAAGTCTGCTGGCTCAGAAGTATGTAAGCGACGGACATCTCGCCGACGGTTTGGATCTTGCCGGTGAAGAACCATATGGGAATCTTGTTGGGGAGATCGATTTGGGTTAATTCCAATTCTTCCATGAGGGCTGTTAGAAGATAGTGAGCGACAGGGTATCTCTTTCCACTTCGCTCGACAAACCGGGCAGACATAGTTTCCATGTTTTACATTAGATGAGATACAGTGAAAATGGAACATATGAGAACATTCTGCAGTAAACAAGGCTTGACCGCGGCCAGATCTCATGGTAGCAAAGCATATTGCACATTTTCCCTGCTGAAATACGAACAAAATAAAAGATCAGTTTAACTCTATTGAATTATATAAAAAGACGTACTCGAAAGGTACATGTATATTCCATGAACACGTGAACATAAACAGATTATCTTTTAATTATCTTACCTCATTCACTAGCTGACCTAGCCTACAATTTTAGAGCTCAGTACAGATAATTGTTTCTTTATCTGCTTGCCAAATTTACGATTCTAAAATCCAATACATATACGGATTATGTTTCATTTTAACTGTGACGACTTCCTAATTATTCCACCAACCCAAACAGCTCGTATCACTAATGCATCGTACTAATGATACCCAGCTCAACCAGAACACAGTTGATATCACAAATTCATCATCCCAGCTATCCTATCTAGCTCATCCAAAGGAGCTGGTATCACAGATGCATCTTTGCAAACACTGCCAAAGAAGGGCCTATCTTTTCAAGAGTTGACTCTTCATTGAAGTAAAATCTGTCTCCACTGAAGTAGGTAGCATGTGCGCCATTGCCTCAATATTAGTTATTTTCTGAATAACAAATGTGCACATACAAATTCTTCTCTGATAGGTAGCATGTGGTCAACTAATCGCCACTAGAAAGTAAGAGGTGAACTATTCATGCGCCTACGAAATCACAGAATTAAGAAATTTTGGCATTCCATACCAAGCACACCCTTTGACCAGCAGCTAGATACCTACCACCAAGCGGCAAGACAACAAAGGAATAATAAATAACCGTCCCCGTGTTGCTAAACTGAAGTAGTTCATCATTAATTTTATGGGTATTGTACTGTCACCACCATAAGTTTCCACCGAACAAAATCATAGATTCAATGGTTGCATATGGTCAAAGTTACTTCAATATGTGAAATAAACTCAGCGGAAAGATATATCCTACAACAATATGACTTATAATGCCTAATACAAGGAATGAAATTTCAACCTAGCACAGGCTGTGCTCCTGAGCCCTGATCATTAGGGAAAAATGACCAATTTGTGGTCACAAAACTTCATGCATCAAATCCAAAGGACATAAACTTCTGCTTTACTGTGTTTTCACCAGTCGGTGCATGCATAACACCGATAAATGTCAACTCAATGAGGCAATATCCCTTTGACGTCGCTTGTCAAATTGGTACACATTCACACAAATAGGACATTTCGCATGCCATTGACATTGAGACATAAACGGCACATAAAAACAGAAAGGAGCAATCAGTTGGCAAATTGCATCCCATATAATGGACAGCAGCTGTCAAGTTGGAACGTTTGCCGTAAAGATAGAAAGCTGGTGGTAGGAGGAAAGAGTGGGGTTCGCTACACGTGACCACCACGGGCAGGTGATGAGCAAGAAGCAAGCTTTTCCCTTCCCTTTTCAGGGAGGAGGGCAAGTGGAATACAGGTACAGTGGATGGAATAGGGAAGAGGCTTGCGTGAAGCTGTTATCTAAGGAGACCAGCGAAGCATTGACTAACACAGATAGTACATGATACCGAGCATACTACAGCTGGCACAATGTCTCCTAAGAATCTCTTAAAGCAGGACTGAAATTATTAAGCAATGAAGCATTGACTAACACAGAGACGCTGAAGAGTTCAAATACAGAAATAGGATtattttttccctctttttttaCAGTAACTGGAAATTTTCTTTCTGACGAGAGAGAATAAAACGGTGCAAAGCAGTAATGCAAAATGACGTAGTGTAATTGAGAAGGTCGCttgaaaaagggagaaaaagagagaagcaCACAATATCAATGAGCGTAAATTATAATCATGCCAAAGAAGCATACACAGATCTCCATCTAAGAATCTTAAACGGGTGAAGCGAATCCAATTTTCGTAGTGATACGCATCCAATCCGCGGTAGAAACACCCAATAAAGCTCGCGTTATACTGGTAGCATTTCGATTCCAAATTACCAAGCGCGGAACTACCCCCACGTCCCGATTCCCGATCAAACCAAGCATTCAAACCCGAACGTTTTTCTCGGATTGAAAACCCTAACCCCAATTCAGAAACGCTCGTATCTCTCACCTTGGAAGACGAGGAGGACCTGCCCCCAGACTTGGACCGCCGGAGCGCGCCCGCCTGCGTGGCCGGCCCCGActcgcccgccgccgccaccgtcaccGCCGCATCCCCTCGACAACCACCGGCGGGCGACGGCGCCCGCAGCTCGCCGCCCGCCGCGGGGGTGCGCACACAGAGGCGGAGGCCCAGCGCCCTCCTGACCTTCCTCCACGCGCCCTCCATCGCTGCGATCGCCTCGACTCACCCCCAGCGCCGCCCAGGCTCCAGGATCGGGTCTCGTGCGCCGCCACCCGCCTGCGGTCTACGATGGCTGCGGGAGGagtgagaggaggaggaggaagaggcggtggttTTTGGAGAGGAGCCGAGCCGTCATGGGAGggagtggaggtggaggtggagcgttTGGGTGCGGCTTTTGGTTTTGACTCGTCTCTCTCGCGGGAGGGAGGAAGCGTACAGCGACTCAGCGAGTAGTAACCGAAACAGCTGGGGTTTAAATTACGCGACGGGTTAGCGTGTGCTGCGCTTGGCGGTGAGGTGGCGCCTAGCTGGAACTCAGGACCTGATTACGTCAGCTTGACAGGGCCCAGTGAGCATTTTGTCCTTGGGCCGGCCTGGCTACCCCGGGCCTCATATCAGAACTCTAAGAGCAATCCTCTCTTTCTAAAAGGCTCTTATACTGTTACTTGTAGGTCGTGTCTGACAGGTTCCAAATTTTAACTCTATATTAGATCTTAAATTTGTTGATTAAGATAATATaatttaagtttttattttatattaaaataaaaataaaatagcctATTCAAACACGTTTAGTATATCTATAGCTCTAACTCCACAAACTTTTGGAGCTAGAAATACCCATCTTTGAGAATTATTAGATCTGAAACTTTGTCGGTAGACAGCGGTGAAAACAATTCGGTAGCAATTCTTCACATGACAATGTGTTCAGTGAAACTGCTATCTACTACTTGCAGACTGCTCGTGCTCTCAAGGCCAAGTCCTCCTTTCCTCGTTACCTCAAGTGGGGGTGTTAAGAAGTCTAGAACGTATCTAGTCACACTTGTAGGCCTGAGAAAGTAAACTATCCAGCTGGACAGTTCATTTGTACACTCATTGAAGCAACAACAGGATACATGCATATCTGGTCAAAATATGCCGAGCTAGTCCCGGTGATGATACGCCAAACAGATAAGCTTGGAAGGTCAGCGCTCGCGATCCCTTATCATCATCTGCCAGGGCCATTCATCTCAAGTTCTCAACTACTCTACTGAACAAGGGTGCTCGTCAGTCGTCACCCTGCCgactcagaaaaaaaaatgggaAGAGAGCAGGTTAGCCCAACCAACACAGAGCCCCGAGGGAATGAGATTTATGTTTCCTGTCGTCGCGCCGGTGGTTGGGATGCGCTGCACAGCTGCAAGTTGCCTCGTCGCCGATATCACAAGTACGTGTAGGTGAGCTGAGCGTATCGGCACACCGGCGCCGCAAAAATATTGAAGAGCCGTTGAACTGTCTTCTTCCGGCCGGCCTGCTCAACAGCTCGAGTGAGGTCAGGTGAGCTCGACGAGCGAAATGTTTAATGGCGCACGGCGTGCGCTGTTCAGATGACCATTTGTTCTTGTTGTCTTTTCGCCGTCAGGCATCAGCTGAAAGCTCAGCTGGGCAGAAGTCACAGGTCAATGCGGAATATTGGCGAACGAGCTGTAGCTCGGCGTAAAGCTCAGCTGTGAGCCAAACCGGCGGGAGTTCGACCCCGTTTAGTGGGAGGTATTTATTGCTAGTTAGCACTTGGAGCCGCTTAGGTTAGGCTAAAGATATCCACACGCGTACGTGTTTAGCGAGCTTTATATAAAGTGTGTGTTATGTGCGCGTCCTGAGTTGTGTCTAAAATACGGCTTCGAAAAGATTTGGAGTACCATATCGCGTTAGAGATACGGTGCGAAGTGATTAGAAATCTATTATTTATCTGTTCGTGTTCAGTTTAATAGTACTTTACCGGTCGTGAGAATCTTGTCTCAGAGTTCATGTAGGAGTACATTGATAAACCAGCGAATGGTGGCTAAGTAGCTACTCACTTTTGTTGCTCAAGATTTCTACTGTAAGGACCATTTTTAGtagatattttataaatttattttctataatactattatagtattctttatttttttcatctccaatggctaccatattttctatcttttatTACTCTCCTCGTCCCTTAAGACTCACAGTTATCCTCTGTGAATAGTGATGCGGATAGAAGAGAATCAGCAAATTTGGAGTACGTGTTTCTCTCAACAATGTAGCGACATTGTAGCACTCGAAACCGCCTCCGTTGGAGCACGTTTGCAGGCCACGTGGAGTTCATATTTGTATTATAGCACTGGATACGGACTCCGCTTAGGGTGCCCTAAAGCAGCATAAACTTCCGTGCTAGAAAGGTAATCGGGCCTCAACAAACTCATGGCCTAAAAGGCGTATTCCGGAAACCGCACCTTTTGCATCTGCTCCCTCAATCTCAAGAAATATATTTTAGTCTCCTCTATAATGttcaaaatatataattttgagtAACTCTATTAGGTAACTTCTTTCTCAATACAAgtcttatttttattaatattaaaagATGGTCAGGTGAGCTTTGGCAAACTTGCAATGTTCAGGAAGGTTTAGGTGACTTTGTGGAGCTAAGTAATCTTGCTGTTAAACTGCTTGCAATAAAAATGAACAAATGTTTGTCTGATTTTCACCATAGCTGACGGGATAGTCGTGCAAAACATTCCGTCGGATAGGCACCCAGTCAGCCACAattaatattaatatagttaataagactaacatggcTTACTAGTGTGAGAAGATTTAGTTTTAAGGATTCTATGTGATGTACTAAAGGGCATCAAACACCTCAAATGATTTAATATTAAGGTCAAAGTAGAGTTTTATGAAGATATAAAGATCTATTGCTTAGATAAGTGATTATAAAGTTAAAAGCATTATTTATATAGATAGATTTGTTCTTTTTGGTTatactaaaaaattagtttatgTTTAGTAGGTTCACCTAGTATCTTTAGGCTAATAATCTAGTGGTGATGCATACTAGGGCTATATTAAGAATTGAAgtcataacaaaaaaaaagtgaagctaggataaaaatatgattgaattagacttgttccatgaatttaattttattaaaatggTTTTGAGTTCAAGTTTTCAGTAGCATGTTTTGAGATCTTCACAAGATTTACATAGAGTATacgatcatcaaaatcggagtctaGAGTGAAAATTTAAGGCCAAAATACGGATAACAGTTTTTTGGATTTAtactcactggataatccgatATACACATGGACTTCACCAAATGTTCCTATGTTCAAAAGAAGTTTTCAGCTCAAGTGGACAATACAAAAGTTGTCGAGCACTTCATAAACTTTCCATAGAAACCAATATCACCAAAATTAAAGTCTAGAGCAAAAAGTTGTAGCCAAAATATTGATTGTAAGTTTTTGAAAATTATACACATTAGATGTACATCGGATATTCCAATGTAATGTTCCGATGTTAAAAAAGAAGTGCACCGAATGTTCTAGCGATCAAAAGAGGTTTTCATCGGAGTATTTATGCAGAGGCATTTGTTTAGCAATGAGTTAGGATGCTAtacacatcggatgttccagtgCTAAGGGTAACAAATTAACCGAATATCAGATGAGAAGGCAATAcaagtaacagctagtttcgGGACCGTTGTAGTTATACTAACCGGAAGATCTGATGCACTCACCGGAAGATGAACAGTAACACTAGATTATCCATTGTTCACAAATTATGGATAGCTTTttttaatggctagtttttggaatTGGAGTTATAAATATTCCACCACCTGGTCATTTGAAGTGTGCTGGAGCTAGAAGAAGTGTTGCTACATATATTTGAGAGCTCTTACCATCAAAATAATGATAGTAAAGATCAAGaaaattagcacaagattaagaacttgattagtgctagtttagttctagtgtgcatctagctag harbors:
- the LOC133889035 gene encoding E3 ubiquitin-protein ligase WAV3-like isoform X2, with translation MEGAWRKVRRALGLRLCVRTPAAGGELRAPSPAGGCRGDAAVTVAAAGESGPATQAGALRRSKSGGRSSSSSKGKCAICFATMRSGRGQALFTAECSHMFHFHCISSNVKHGNYVCPVCRAKWKEIPCRSLSSNSPHGRIGINPNRSPQQDSHMVLHRQDPNRRRDVRRLHTSEPADFNDDEPLQHKEGFDNLNFGSTKTPEISSYPEFQTVPQSSSLDGFDILIHAKAPTASSGHITGSLVNETSVRSSSRAPVDLVTVLDVSGSMAGTKLALLKRAMGFVVQHLRPSDRLSVIAFSSTARRLFPLRRMSHHGRQQALQAINSLGAGGGTNIADALKKSMKVIEDRSYKNSVCSIILLSDGQDTYSISSNVQGTSTGHRSLVPFSILNDERHMVPLYAFGFGADHDSDTLHSIAEASGGTFSFIEDEGVMQDAFAQCIGGLLSVTVQEMRLSMECVDPGVQLCSIKCGSYPCKVARDGRNGSVDIGHLYADEERDILLSLTIPKSREQTSLLRVACAYKDPVTNETIEIQGDEVKIKRTISTVSEPVSIEVDRERNRIQAANAIESARAAAERGALAEAVTILEDCRRVLSQSFASQSGDRLCMALDAELREMQERMANRQLYEASGRAYMLSGLSSHSWQRATARGDSTDSTTLVYSYQTPSMVQMLQHSQNHCP
- the LOC133889035 gene encoding E3 ubiquitin-protein ligase WAV3-like isoform X1, encoding MEGAWRKVRRALGLRLCVRTPAAGGELRAPSPAGGCRGDAAVTVAAAGESGPATQAGALRRSKSGGRSSSSSKQGKCAICFATMRSGRGQALFTAECSHMFHFHCISSNVKHGNYVCPVCRAKWKEIPCRSLSSNSPHGRIGINPNRSPQQDSHMVLHRQDPNRRRDVRRLHTSEPADFNDDEPLQHKEGFDNLNFGSTKTPEISSYPEFQTVPQSSSLDGFDILIHAKAPTASSGHITGSLVNETSVRSSSRAPVDLVTVLDVSGSMAGTKLALLKRAMGFVVQHLRPSDRLSVIAFSSTARRLFPLRRMSHHGRQQALQAINSLGAGGGTNIADALKKSMKVIEDRSYKNSVCSIILLSDGQDTYSISSNVQGTSTGHRSLVPFSILNDERHMVPLYAFGFGADHDSDTLHSIAEASGGTFSFIEDEGVMQDAFAQCIGGLLSVTVQEMRLSMECVDPGVQLCSIKCGSYPCKVARDGRNGSVDIGHLYADEERDILLSLTIPKSREQTSLLRVACAYKDPVTNETIEIQGDEVKIKRTISTVSEPVSIEVDRERNRIQAANAIESARAAAERGALAEAVTILEDCRRVLSQSFASQSGDRLCMALDAELREMQERMANRQLYEASGRAYMLSGLSSHSWQRATARGDSTDSTTLVYSYQTPSMVQMLQHSQNHCP